The genomic stretch tctctctgTCGGGCAAGGGGCTGCGGAGgcgggcagccccgctcccgcaAGGCATCGTAAGAGGAGGGAGGGTCCCGTGTGATGCGTTGattgtcagaaaaataatttaaagtgacatctacacacacacacaaacacacacgcaACTTCCAGCGTTTATTGAGCTTGTCTGGgaataagaaagcaaaagtaacagggagggaagaggaaaaaaacggAAAGAAAAAAGCGAGCTCGATAGTTTATTGGTAGCAGCCGTGCCCAGCGAAGCGCTCCGCGTCCCCGTCCCTCCCTTCCTCCGCGTCGCCGCAGCCGCGGTCCGCACCGGACGCCCCTTCCCCAGCGGCCGCGTCCCCTGGACGGCGCCTCCTGCGCCGGGACCCAGCGAGCGcagcctccctgcagccccggtCCCGCCGCACTCCTCCTGGCCTGAGCCGCCGCTCCATCCCGGACAGCAACCCCCCGTGCCTGCCCGACGGCTTCCGGAGGTTGCCCCTCCTCGCCGTGGCTTGCAGGCAGGGTGCCCGGCCGGTGCCGAGTGCCTCTTCCCGACCGCGGCAGCCCCGACGGCCCCCGGGCGAGGGCGGGCAGCGGATCCCaaggagaggagctgggcacGGCGGGTTAGGTGTTTCCTTTCCGCGCTCACCTCCCTTTCCCTCGGTGACCCGCGCTTGAACCTGCATCGGGAGGCTGAGACGGACTGCAGCCTGCGGCTCCTTCCTCCGCGGCCGGTCAGAAATACAAGCCGGGCCTTTCGAGGTGAACCAGCGGACAGCGGAGGCTCCTCCGCCGATGCTGCGGCACAGTTGCGGCTCTGCCCGGCGAGCCACCGGGCCCTCCCAGCACGGGGGAGCGCCCGCCCCGTCCGGCCCCAGCACCGGTCCGGCTCCGGCCGCTGGCTCGCCGTTCCCGGCCGGCGACAGCAGCGGGCGGGCGAAggagctctgcagctggcagagcGCATGGGCCGGGGAGCGCCCCCGGGGGTAGGTGTCTCCGGGCAGCGGGGATCCCGGGTGCTGGAGCGGGACATTTCGCGGCGCAACCTGCTGGTCTCTAACGAGCATCTGCGATAAATCCAAGGAGGCGGCCGGCCCGCGGCTGTCAGCTGTCGGCAGCGTCCCGCAGCCCGCTCGCTGAGCGCGGTGCAGTGGAGAGCGAGCCCTGAGCCGCTGTCGCCGTGCCCGGCAGCACCTTTCTTTCCCCGGCGGCTGTCTGCGGAGGACAGGATGCGCCGCGCAAAGCAAATAGTTAAAGATTTCGGGGGGAGGAGCCAGACCGCAATCCGCAATTAAAGATGAACTTTGGGTGAACTAATTTATCGGACCAAGGTAGGGTGGGCAGCAACCTGGGAAGGGTATAAAAGGCGGCCCGCTGCGAGCCTGGCCCGCGCACTCGGAGCTCCCGTGGGGCCGGGCTGGACTCGCTCCCCAGCCATGGGCTTCTCCGCCCTGGTCGCCAGTGCCCTGTGCACCTTCCTGCTGCCCCTGCTACTCTTCCTGGCCGCCGTGAAGCTCTGGGACCTGTACTGCGTGAGCAGCCGGGACCCCAGCTGCCCGCTTCCGCTGCCCCCAGGCACGATGGGGCTACCCTTCTTCGGGGAGACGCTGCAGATGGTGCTGCAGGTAAGGCGAGGCGATGCCGCGGGGAGCGGAGAAGAGCCCCGGctcctcctctggctgcaggggagggggatGAGCAGCGGCTTCGCCGGGCTCCCGTGCCCAGGTGGGAAagagctgctctccctgccccttcctctcctttttttttttttttttaattatttcctcccctcccctgtcCAGAGGCGGAAATTCCTGCAGATGAAGCGTAGGAAATACGGCTTCATCTACAAGACTCACCTCTTCGGGCGGCCCACGGTGCGGGTGATGGGCGCCGAGAACGTGCGGCACATCCTGCTGGGCGAGCACCGGCTCGTCTCCGTGCAGTGGCCTGCCTCGGTGCGCACCATCCTGGGCTCGGGCTGCCTCTCCAATCTCCACAACGGGCAGCACAAGCACCGCAAAAAGGTACGGCCCCGAcggcgggcggggagcgggtGCGGCCGCCCCGAGGGCAGCGGCTGAGCCTgtgtccccttcctcctcctcctcctcctcattccCCCGGGCAGGTGATCATGCGGGCCTTCTCCCGGGACGCCCTGCAGCACTACGTGCCCGTCATCCAGGAGGAGGTGAGCGCCTGCCTGGCGCGGTGGCTGGGTGCTGCCGGGCCTTGCCTGCTGGTGTACCCCGAGGTTAAGCGCCTCATGTTTCGCATTGCCATGAGGATCCTGCTGGGCTTCCAGCCCTGCCAGGCCAGCCCCGACGgtgagcagcagctggtggaggCCTTCGAGGAGATGATCCGCAACCTCTTCTCCCTGCCCATCGACGTGCCATTCAGTGGGCTCTACCGGGTAAGGCTCCtggcaggctgggaggagagggggttTCCCTGCATGCAGGACAGTGGGGAATGGGTGGGAGGGATAGCAGTACTAAGTCCCACATTGCTCTTCCTGCTGCCTGGCCAGGGCTTGAGGGCACGTAACATCATCCATGCCAAGATCGAGGAGAACATCCGTGCAAAGATGGCCCGCAAGGAGCCTGAGGGCGGCTACAAGGATGCGCTGCAGCTGCTGATGGAGCACACACAGGGCAATGGGGAGCAGCTCAACATGCAGGTGAGGTTCCCCAGGGCCAGATCCATCCCTTTCCCTGATCCTGTCTGTCAACAGCACGCTTACTTTGGGTGGCCAaaaggagagggcaggaggtgcttcCTCTCCCCATGAAATAAACTACTAGTGCACTGGGGTACAGAGGCTGCAACCAGGCTGTTGGATGGAGAGCACAGGACCAGGGCCGTGTCCACAGCGAGCATAAGCACCATCCTCATTCTGGCCCCTGGGTGCCTGCTCCAACCTGGGAGTGATGCACAGCATGGTGGTGGTAGAGTGAGTCTGGGAGAGATGCTATGTTCAAGGCCTGTTTTATCCCTCCTCTGTCCTCTGTGTAAGGAGCTGAAGGAGTCTgccacagagctgctgtttgggGGCCATGAAACCACTGCTAGTGCTGCCACGTCACTGATCGCCTTCCTAGGGCTCCACCACGATGTCCTCCAGAAAGTGAGGAAAGAGCTGCAGGTGAAGGTGTGTGTCTTCCCCAGAGACATTTCACAGGAAGGGGCAGTGGGCAGGTACCCCCAGGAGAGGTGTCGCAGGTGGGGCTCCCTTAGTGGTCACTTACTTCTAGTGTGTTACAGGAAAACACCACTTGCTGAGAGGTGGCTGCTTTGCAGTGCCAGGAGACCTGGCCACCTGCTCCATAAAAGTCATGGCAGCATCTTCCTTTCTAGGGGTTGCTGTGCAGTCCCAACCAAGAGAAGCAGCTGGACATGGAGGTCTTGGAGCAGCTGAAGTACACAGGCTGTGTCATCAAAGAGACCCTCAGGCTGAGCCCTCCTGTTCCTGGAGGATTTCGAATTGCACTGAAGACCCTTGAGCTAAACGTAAGCAGGGCTTGGGCTCAACTCCTCAGTGCAGCTGCATAGTACTAGTGCATTCATGTAGTGTATCTGCCTTTGAGTGACCTGCAGGAAGccaggaggggaggtggggtACACCAATGTGTCCTCTGCTGACACTTCAACTTATTTAACACCGCAAGGTGCTTCatgtctcctttctcttcttttgatAGGGTTACCAGATCCCTAAAGGCTGGAATGTTATTTATAGTATCTGCGATACCCACGATGTGGCAGATCTCTTTACCAACAAGGATGAATTTAACCCGGATCGCTTCATGTCTCCATCTCCAGAGGATTCCTCTAGGTTCAGTTTCATTCCTTTTGGTGGGGGCTTGAGGAGCTGCGTGGGCAAAGAGTTTGCAAAAGtccttctaaaaatatttacagtggaGTTGGCTCGGAGCTGTGACTGGCAGCTGCTGAATGGGCCTCCTACAATGAAAACGGGCCCTATAGTGTACCCTGTGGACAATCTGCCTACCAAATTCATAGGTTTCAGTGGCCAAATCTGAGAGGTCAATGCTTGCCCCTGGCTGGATTTCTATATAGCATCTAATATGTACATAATAACTTTTTATAGTAACAAAggtctttaaatatttaaacttgtaaatgtaaaatagttatttatgtcttctaaatatttcaaaaggctatgatatttttttcctcaagcacTACAATTATGGGTCTCTGATTCATAATTAGATAATGTTATTTCTATAGAAATAAGTTTTCCcctatttaaaaatcttattaaaaGCTGGCCAGCTTAAACATTTGAAGACATTTCACGATGGTGTATGTATtaagaaatattctgaaaggCATTTGAAACAATGGCAACTAGCTACTCATGCAAATTACCTAAAATGGTTATTGTTTGAGaatgttttcagtattatttGTGTCTAGATCTCATGTTTAATGTGTAAATTTCAAGTTTGataataaagtttatttttgatGATCCTCTGTATGAAGATCTGCATGTATGCTAGACAGTAGCTAAAGAGTTTGGATGTAGAGTCAGATCTGCTTTTGTGAATGAGCTATTTGCTACTTTCTATGCTCATAACTCTCCCCTACCTCCCACCCCCAATGTGGTTCTCACTTGTGAATAGTAAATTGTTGTAAGTTTTAGCCCATAAGTGGCAAGAGCAGTGCAAAAACGTACACTCACTAAAAAAAAGTATGGAGTGATAGCAAGAGGTAGAAGTCTCTTATCAAGCACATAATCTTGAGACAtagtaaataaaaaagggaagcagaagaataATGTGTAATGTGAATCTTTCTCTCTAGCTAGAGAAAATaggttgaggaaaaaaaaaatccataaaggTCCTTTCCTCCCATCTTACTGCTGACCTGTGTAAACAGACCACTGGATCTCGTTCTGTGTTGAGTCTGCTGGCTATGAATCTTTACTTACGAAGGTGTCTCTTATCAGCTGGTAGAGCAAATAAAATCTGCTGGGATTTCTTCTTGAAATGCAACAGCTCTGACTAGGTCAGAGATAGAGCATGCATTTGGTTTAAGAACTTCTTTCCTGGAATTCAGCAAAGTGAAAACTAAAAGGCAGGCACTAATGTGAATTGATTAACAGGGAATCAACTGTTGAGATGCAATTCCCTGGGGGTGTGTAAGTGGGGCAGATAAAATGCCCTGGGCATGACCCCTGTTTTGGCTTAACCATAAGGGTTTttgtgcttcccccccccccccccgccccttgcTGCACCTATTAGTCTTCCCTCAAAAGTCAAACAACATAGGATGGCTTTATAAACATCTACAAAGTATAACAATGTAGTTCAGTGTCACAAACACTTATAGCACCATATagactaatttaattttttgtttgcttctggaAAACAGTCACTTTTTCATTACGTTCTCCCAAGGTCAAAATTAAGGATGCAGTTAAATTGCTCAAAATCGCTGCAGGTGTTTAATAGCATCTATGAggttttggatatttttttttttttaaggagtgTTTCTATAATATATTTGATGTGTTTCCAGCtagcattttaaatacatagGTTTCTAATGTAAAACCTTAGACACAACCTACATATGAGCAAACCTATCAAAAGGTTTTCgtattcattttttttagtcttaaaatacaaaagagattatttttagaTTGTGCCTGAGTATTCTTggcaatgtttaaaatattaaatattttttattatgcaaACCTCTTGTATCATTATGCTTTTCAGGGACTTGATGAATAACCTCAGTTTAAGACCCCTTTATTACCAATATAGTAGCAGAAAACTGCAAACCCTGATCCTGATTTGGAGGTGATCTGAAGTCTGGAGAACAGCAAGACTCTTGTCTTGGTATCCCTTATTAACATTTTCCTCCTTAATATTACAACATTCTGCAAATCCAAATAGATGCTGAtattctttaaatgttttgtttattttcaattGAAGTCTTTTATACGTGGGAACATTTTGCATGGTCTTCatattattttagtttataTGTTTTTATAGAGAATGGCCACCTAAGTGCTGTCTGGAGCATATGGAGAATATGAACACTCTTTCACAGTGTCAATCTAAGGTCATACATGCAGCtctgaggaggacttgggggtgttggtgggcAAGAAGgtcaacatgacctggcaatgtgcacttgcagcccagaaagccaaccatgtcctgggctgcatcacaagaagtgtgaccagcaggccaagggaggtgattctgcccctctgcttttgtgagaccccacctggagtactgcgtcttgtactggggtcctcagtacaagaaggacatggtgctgttggagcaagtccagaggaggccatgaagatgatcagagggctggagcacctctcctatgaagacaggctgagagacttggggttgttcagcctggagaagagaaggctccagggagaccttatagcagctttccagtacctgaaggggcctacaggaaagctggagagggactgtttacaagggcatggagtgacaggacaaggggtaatggccttaagctgaaggagggtagatttagattcgatatcaagaagaaattcttccctgtgagggtggtgaggcactggaacaggttgcccagagaagctgtggatgccccatccctggaagtgttcaaggccaggttggatggggctttgggcaacgtggtctagtggagggtgtccctgcctgcagcttgggggttggaactaggtgatctttgaggtcccttccaacctaaaccattctatgattctatgatttctctgtcaccttttttatttttgagtgaGGTTTGCAAGGCTTTtatgtttggagaaaaaaaaatcatatacttaatttgattttgttgaGACATCTAGGGGCACATCCTCAGCTGTTGTAAATCATGACAACATGACCTGTGTTAGGCACTGCCCCTGTATAGTTTATCTCTGTAAACGGTCTGTCACTGCCGTGTAATTTAGTCATCGTGGAGTTAGCTTTAAACAAGCTATCCCAAGAAATGGTAGTAATATGGAGCTCAGTGTGGGTtaattgctaaaatatttgCCCAACTTCTTGAGCAGGTTTTACAACCCCTGCTAATCTCCTCTATGCAGCTGTATCTTGACAGCTTAGATGCTGGCTGCAGACCAGTTTCAGGTGAGCTCTGGTATGATTATATGTAGCTTTGCCTGCTCAGCAGTGGCTGGTGTGGGCACGTGCTGAGACTGTGGCTGCTATTTAGGAGCTGACTGGCTCCTGTACCCTCAGCCCCTACCCCTCTTGTCATGCTGGAAAACTCATCCTGCTGAAAAACTATCTACCACAAAACCCAATTGTTTTTTGGGCAGACTGGGTCCTCACTccagctctgtgtgtgactgttGTTTGTG from Grus americana isolate bGruAme1 chromosome 7, bGruAme1.mat, whole genome shotgun sequence encodes the following:
- the LOC129208750 gene encoding cytochrome P450 26A1 isoform X2, with the translated sequence MGFSALVASALCTFLLPLLLFLAAVKLWDLYCVSSRDPSCPLPLPPGTMGLPFFGETLQMVLQRRKFLQMKRRKYGFIYKTHLFGRPTVRVMGAENVRHILLGEHRLVSVQWPASVRTILGSGCLSNLHNGQHKHRKKVIMRAFSRDALQHYVPVIQEEVSACLARWLGAAGPCLLVYPEVKRLMFRIAMRILLGFQPCQASPDGEQQLVEAFEEMIRNLFSLPIDVPFSGLYRGLRARNIIHAKIEENIRAKMARKEPEGGYKDALQLLMEHTQGNGEQLNMQLKESATELLFGGHETTASAATSLIAFLGLHHDVLQKVRKELQVKGLLCSPNQEKQLDMEVLEQLKYTGCVIKETLRLSPPVPGGFRIALKTLELNGYQIPKGWNVIYSICDTHDVADLFTNKDEFNPDRFMSPSPEDSSRFSFIPFGGGLRSCVGKEFAKVLLKIFTVELARSCDWQLLNGPPTMKTGPIVYPVDNLPTKFIGFSGQI
- the LOC129208750 gene encoding cytochrome P450 26A1 isoform X1 is translated as MGFSALVASALCTFLLPLLLFLAAVKLWDLYCVSSRDPSCPLPLPPGTMGLPFFGETLQMVLQRRKFLQMKRRKYGFIYKTHLFGRPTVRVMGAENVRHILLGEHRLVSVQWPASVRTILGSGCLSNLHNGQHKHRKKVIMRAFSRDALQHYVPVIQEEVSACLARWLGAAGPCLLVYPEVKRLMFRIAMRILLGFQPCQASPDGEQQLVEAFEEMIRNLFSLPIDVPFSGLYRGLRARNIIHAKIEENIRAKMARKEPEGGYKDALQLLMEHTQGNGEQLNMQELKESATELLFGGHETTASAATSLIAFLGLHHDVLQKVRKELQVKGLLCSPNQEKQLDMEVLEQLKYTGCVIKETLRLSPPVPGGFRIALKTLELNGYQIPKGWNVIYSICDTHDVADLFTNKDEFNPDRFMSPSPEDSSRFSFIPFGGGLRSCVGKEFAKVLLKIFTVELARSCDWQLLNGPPTMKTGPIVYPVDNLPTKFIGFSGQI
- the LOC129208750 gene encoding cytochrome P450 26A1 isoform X3, producing the protein MGFSALVASALCTFLLPLLLFLAAVKLWDLYCVSSRDPSCPLPLPPGTMGLPFFGETLQMVLQRRKFLQMKRRKYGFIYKTHLFGRPTVRVMGAENVRHILLGEHRLVSVQWPASVRTILGSGCLSNLHNGQHKHRKKVIMRAFSRDALQHYVPVIQEEVSACLARWLGAAGPCLLVYPEVKRLMFRIAMRILLGFQPCQASPDGEQQLVEAFEEMIRNLFSLPIDVPFSGLYRGLRARNIIHAKIEENIRAKMARKEPEGGYKDALQLLMEHTQGNGEQLNMQGLLCSPNQEKQLDMEVLEQLKYTGCVIKETLRLSPPVPGGFRIALKTLELNGYQIPKGWNVIYSICDTHDVADLFTNKDEFNPDRFMSPSPEDSSRFSFIPFGGGLRSCVGKEFAKVLLKIFTVELARSCDWQLLNGPPTMKTGPIVYPVDNLPTKFIGFSGQI